From Arachis hypogaea cultivar Tifrunner chromosome 3, arahy.Tifrunner.gnm2.J5K5, whole genome shotgun sequence:
TTACAAACCTACTTATATTAtataccaaaaataaatatacaataaCAATATATGCTTAATATATTatagttaaaattttattatctccttatcatattattttagttaattattaCACGCTACTTGAAAAACTTAAtttatctaattataaaattactaaactattattatttattttttattaacaacagaacaaaacataaaaaaactatAAAGTAATTACTTTAGAGTGAAAAACACCAATGTATgggtatttaataattaattatttattaaatatatcatGTAATTTTGTAGAaagtaaaaattataaaatacttaatatatattatattcaaaagtgaaaataataattttagtgaataaaaactGTTTTCTATAAGGCAACAAATACTATATATGGATCAAAATGAAATTTATATTTGTTTAGTAGTGCAAGTTTGCATACTAGTtgaatgaaattttaaaatattttaatcagCAAGCACCATGttttaacaaatatatatatatagcaatgtTAGAAACTTAGAATCGAAGTACCACACCACCCCATGACAACTACATGCATTTCTAGTTTCATAATAGGACAAATTTTACTCTCCAATATACTTTACACAGCTTAACTAACTCCGTTAGTATTTGGAACGTGGAAGTTGCCTCCCATCTTCCCTTTATTCATGCAACATGCATGATATACCGGCCATAACATAATCCTCTTTATAAACTTCTCAACTTTGGCCAAGAACAATGCATGTATATTCGAACTCGTTAAAgctgatgataatgataatgataatgataaaagAGAAGCAGCTATGTTTTGCAGGATCTTTGATAATAGTGGCTCTTCTAAATGTCGCAATTGAAGTTATCTCAGCGAGTTGGCTATCCCGCGTTTCCATAGCCACTTCCTTTTCTTCCATCACTGGCATTGGCTTAATTGGTCGGTTCCTTTTACATTCTTTCGTTATTAACACCCTTTTTACAGTTTCTTCCATCggatttttctcctcttcttttgatttataatttgaatttgttaaaaaatatcaaataaatataatccgAACTGAACTATCCCGATATTTTGTTCGGGTTAGTTATGAAAATATTTCAACACCAATCAGACCCGGTTATTCCCTTCCATGGCATGGAAACTGAAGTTATTACCGATTCGTTGTCAACTATTTCTATTGAATTGACTAACTTTGTTTCAACTCCTTGTTGGTTTCATACAATAACAGATGAAAATGGCAAGGGCTTTGGATACCTTTTGTGGCCAATCATATGGAGCAAGGCAGCATCGGCATCGCATGTTAGGTGCACAGGTATGCTAAGTTGCTAACAGAATGTTAAA
This genomic window contains:
- the LOC112734237 gene encoding uncharacterized protein isoform X2; the encoded protein is MRYIICSGLSIIGEKLNCDYTEIFQIYEEIISIKDFSIHTKFNGSLIIVALLNVAIEVISASWLSRVSIATSFSSITGIGLIDENGKGFGYLLWPIIWSKAASASHVRCTGMLSC